Below is a window of Moorella thermoacetica DNA.
TATAGTATCTCGTGCCGGCTGTCGTTTTTAGAGGCAATAATGGTCTCGCCGGCCTCTTCGCCTATCTTCTTGAGGATCTTATCCTGGCCGTTATTAAAAAGGTAGGCTGTATAGGACCCTTCAGGTCGAGTCGCCTGGCGCTCCTTGATGACCTGGAAGACCTGGGACAGGATGGTTCCCAGGTCGGCATTAACCTGGCTGCTGGTGTTTCCCTCCCTACGGCCCTGCTTCTCTTGCCCGCTGGTGTGGTCGCAGTAAGAGCCGGCCTCCTGCTGCTCCCCGGCGGTTGTGGTTACGACCCGGCCGGCCTCTCCTTTATTTGCAGCTTTCCCCACCCCTTCCGGTAAGGGGAAAGCCGCCCCGCGGGGCGCGCCGGCTGCTTGAGCGTCGCCTCCCGCCCCGGTTTCCCTGGGCCGGCTGACTTGCAGGGGGAGGGGGTTGTGGAAGCAGGAGAACTCCCCTTCATGGCAGGCCACACCCACCTGGCGCACCTTAAAGAGCAGGGCGTCGGCGTCACAGTCGTAACTGGCAGACTCAATATACTGGCGGTGACCGGAAGTGGCGCCCTTATGCCAGAGTTCGCGGCGGCTGCGGCTGTAAAACCATGTCTCGCCGGTAGCCAGGGACCGGGCCAGGGACTCCCGGTTCATGTAGGCCAGCATCAAGACCTGGCCGCTGGCCGCGTCCTGGATGATGGCCGGGATCAGGCCCTCGGCGTTAAAGTGAATATCCTCAGGGATGGTGACACTCATGAGGTTTACCTCCTATAACCGCACCGGGACGCCGCGGGCCGCCAGGTAGTCCTTGGCCTCTTTGATGGTATAGGTGCCAAAATGGAAAATAGAAGCCGCCAGGACAGCGTCGGCCCTTCCTGCCGTCAAACCCTCATAAAGGTGTTCCAGCTTGCCCACCCCGCCGGAGGCGATAACCGGGATATTCACGGCCTGGCTGACGGTGGCCGTCAGTTCCAGGTCGTAGCCGTCCAGGGTACCGTCGCAGTCCATGCTGGTCAGCAGGATCTCCCCGGCCCCCAGTTCCTCCACCTGCCGGGCCCAGGCCACGGCATCCCTGCCGGTCGGCCTCCGGCCGCCGTGGGTATAGACCTCCCAGCGACCCGGGCCGGTACGCCGGGCGTCGATGGCCACCACCACGCACTGGCTGCCGAAACGTCGGGCCGCCGTGGCCACCAGGTCCGGGTCCAGGACGGCGGCCGTATTCAGGGAAATTTTGTCCGCCCCGGCGGCCAGCATGGCCCGGATGTCCTCCAGGGAGCGCAAGCCGCCGCCGATGGTGAAGGGGATAAAGACCTGGGCCGCCGTGCGCCGGGCCACGTCGATCATAATATCCCGGCCCTCCACCGAGGCT
It encodes the following:
- the hisI gene encoding phosphoribosyl-AMP cyclohydrolase; protein product: MSVTIPEDIHFNAEGLIPAIIQDAASGQVLMLAYMNRESLARSLATGETWFYSRSRRELWHKGATSGHRQYIESASYDCDADALLFKVRQVGVACHEGEFSCFHNPLPLQVSRPRETGAGGDAQAAGAPRGAAFPLPEGVGKAANKGEAGRVVTTTAGEQQEAGSYCDHTSGQEKQGRREGNTSSQVNADLGTILSQVFQVIKERQATRPEGSYTAYLFNNGQDKILKKIGEEAGETIIASKNDSRHEILYEMADLYYHTLVLLAYHGLEPEQLAAELAARR
- the hisF gene encoding imidazole glycerol phosphate synthase subunit HisF, translated to MLTKRIIPCLDVDHGRVVKGTNFLNLRDAGDPVELAAAYDREGADELVFLDISASVEGRDIMIDVARRTAAQVFIPFTIGGGLRSLEDIRAMLAAGADKISLNTAAVLDPDLVATAARRFGSQCVVVAIDARRTGPGRWEVYTHGGRRPTGRDAVAWARQVEELGAGEILLTSMDCDGTLDGYDLELTATVSQAVNIPVIASGGVGKLEHLYEGLTAGRADAVLAASIFHFGTYTIKEAKDYLAARGVPVRL